A stretch of the Bos indicus x Bos taurus breed Angus x Brahman F1 hybrid unplaced genomic scaffold, Bos_hybrid_MaternalHap_v2.0 tig00003117_arrow_arrow_obj, whole genome shotgun sequence genome encodes the following:
- the LOC113888918 gene encoding PWWP domain-containing protein MUM1L1-like yields MIESISTSLAAQPEPIAPEEEEMAYICAITMAWDVLNKNGNFTPARVAGDPESKMQSPWRLQKQHCRRCQKPKRGLRRSVRKSKSSKSPVVPSEREDGPYGDKPQVCTPIAPIPTEMQTESSQSSGVHPSFLSLSEDDREKEDKEKQDASKVMSLPCTVKEVGVDVRGERVLPSLTPGFILTVPKAPEEGVHNTCPKSLAVSPERATSSVNVDPEEGTCNSGSEGAEASSNASNLGLRYSLCLANRKRKLQAPGCEEEQQESQPSAGSKAIKPTSAIKKGGGKEVGQLTSMACPEELCPIERGMLVWFKFQNHPFWPAVVKSVSPTEQTARVLLIEANMHCEKSGIQVPLRRLKHLDYNGKEKLMKRASKVYGASVNWCFSLISSYREGLVRGSFVGSFLDYYAADISYPMRKAIQEGDLQMDFPKVNYSDLEDSEEETPVAAKRHCKRILPDRMRAAWDRANEKLVDFIVNRKGADPHLLDIVKGRKESKWLESFLHSERYVICVETYLEDDDQLDAVVRHLQEIYKHIDKKALALTRDDPVSFLLEVLLPEAIICSIATMDGLDYKEAEAKYRQGPPVRYREKELFDKKILKKIKKRSAERYKAKLSPCAQQGIGQASRPHH; encoded by the coding sequence ATGATTGAATCCATCTCCACCTCACTAGCGGCCCAGCCGGAGCCCATCGCcccagaagaagaggaaatggcctACATATGCGCTATTACAATGGCCTGGGACGTTCTGAATAAGAATGGAAATTTCACTCCAGCAAGAGTCGCGGGTGATCCAGAGTCCAAGATGCAGTCTCCATGGAGGCTGCAAAAGCAACATTGTAGAAGGTGTCAGAAGCCCAAGCGGGGCCTACGAAGGAGTGTGAGGAAAAGCAAAAGCTCCAAATCACCCGTGGTACCTTCAGAGAGGGAGGATGGCCCATATGGGGACAAGCCACAGGTGTGCACACCCATCGCCCCGATCCCAACCGAAATGCAAACAGAGTCATCTCAGAGCTCCGGGGTGCACCCAAGCTTCCTGTCACTTTCAGAAGATGACCGTGAGAAAGAGGACAAGGAAAAGCAGGACGCCTCAAAAGTTATGTCCTTGCCCTGTACAGTGAAGGAGGTGGGTGTAGATGTTAGAGGTGAACGTGTGCTTCCATCACTTACACCGGGTTTCATCCTCACTGTGCCCAAGGCTCCAGAAGAGGGGGTGCACAACACCTGCCCAAAGTCCCTGGCTGTGTCCCCTGAACGTGCTACCTCCTCGGTGAATGTTGACCCTGAAGAGGGCACCTGCAACTCAGGCTCGGAAGGTGCAGAGGCATCCTCCAATGCCTCTAACCTGGGCCTGCGTTATTCACTCTGCCtagcaaacagaaaaaggaagctGCAGGCCCCAGGGTGTGAGGAAGAGCAGCAAGAATCTCAACCCTCAGCTGGCTCAAAGGCTATTAAGCCCACCAGTGCCATCAAGAAAGGCGGGGGCAAGGAAGTGGGACAGCTGACAAGCATGGCGTGCCCAGAGGAGCTGTGTCCCATTGAGAGAGGAATGCTGGTCTGGTTTAAGTTTCAGAATCACCCATTTTGGCCAGCCGTGGTCAAGAGTGTCAGCCCAACCGAGCAGACCGCAAGGGTGCTTTTGATTGAGGCCAACATGCACTGTGAGAAGAGCGGCATTCAAGTTCCTCTTCGAAGGTTGAAGCATCTGGATTATAATGGCAAAGAAAAGCTAATGAAGAGAGCCAGCAAAGTATACGGGGCAAGTGTGAACTGGTGTTTCTCACTGATTTCCAGCTACAGAGAAGGGCTTGTTCGCGGGTCTTTTGTGGGCTCTTTCCTGGACTATTATGCTGCTGACATCAGTTACCCCATGAGGAAAGCCATCCAAGAAGGTGATCTGCAGATGGATTTCCCCAAGGTGAATTATTCCGACCTGGAAGATTCTGAGGAGGAGACCCCTGTGGCTGCAAAGAGGCACTGCAAGAGAATCCTCCCTGACCGGATGAGGGCTGCTTGGGACCGAGCCAATGAGAAGCTGGTAGACTTCATCGTGAACAGAAAGGGGGCCGACCCACATCTTCTGGACATCGTCAAAGGCAGGAAAGAATCCAAGTGGCTTGAATCATTTCTGCATTCAGAGAGGTATGTGATCTGCGTTGAAACATACCTGGAGGATGACGATCAGCTAGATGCCGTGGTAAGACATTTACAAGAAATCTACAAACACATAGACAAGAAAGCGCTGGCTCTGACAAGAGATGACCCAGTGAGCTTCCTTCTGGAAGTTCTTCTGCCAGAAGCAATCATTTGTTCAATTGCTACAATGGATGGATTGGACTACAAGGAGGCAGAAGCAAAGTACCGGCAAGGGCCACCTGTGCGTTACCGGGAAAAAGAACTATTTGATAAGaaaatcttgaagaaaataaaaaagagatcaGCTGAGAGGTACAAGGCTAAACTCTCCCCCTGTGCCCAACAGGGCATCGGGCAGGCTTCTCGGCCACACCATTAG